A window of the Gossypium hirsutum isolate 1008001.06 chromosome A05, Gossypium_hirsutum_v2.1, whole genome shotgun sequence genome harbors these coding sequences:
- the LOC107957234 gene encoding transmembrane protein 266, producing the protein MNPNNCTNGPSHQSIAIESVEISVQNLIKNWYKRQQWQHIFNPRSSSPSSKAPWRNHLAKFLESVQIRILAISLLLFDLIVTTLELSSTLVSCSKTIEKSWFHWVGISILTLLSTKIAALAVALGIGGFLRRPGYVVDGVVVIGALVLETVWEAKGGGLLVVVSLWRVVRVVESALELSDEAIEAQIEAIVCQFEALRVENSGLLDTIAGQNQIIETLEKEVDQNRHASDPNGVVGAVRLYPYQPHSK; encoded by the coding sequence ATGAACCCAAATAATTGCACCAATGGCCCCTCTCATCAATCAATCGCCATTGAATCCGTTGAAATATCAGTTCAAAATCTCATTAAAAACTGGTACAAAAGGCAGCAATGGCAACACATTTTCAACCCAAGATCATCATCACCATCAAGCAAAGCACCCTGGAGAAATCACTTAGCCAAATTCCTTGAATCGGTTCAAATCCGGATTCTCGCAATATCATTGCTTCTTTTCGACCTCATTGTCACTACTCTTGAACTATCATCAACATTAGTTTCCTGTAGTAAAACCATAGAGAAATCTTGGTTTCATTGGGTGGGGATTTCGATCCTGACGTTGCTTTCAACTAAGATTGCGGCTCTAGCGGTGGCGCTTGGCATCGGTGGGTTCTTAAGAAGGCCAGGCTATGTTGTTGACGGCGTGGTTGTCATCGGGGCGTTGGTTCTGGAAACAGTTTGGGAGGCGAAAGGCGGAGGGTTGCTTGTGGTAGTGAGTTTATGGAGGGTAGTGAGGGTGGTGGAAAGTGCTTTGGAGTTGAGTGATGAAGCCATTGAAGCACAGATTGAAGCAATCGTTTGCCAGTTTGAAGCACTCCGAGTTGAGAATTCAGGGCTTTTGGACACCATTGCTGGACAGAATCAGATAATTGAGACGCTTGAGAAAGAAGTTGATCAAAATAGGCATGCTTCTGATCCTAATGGAGTGGTCGGTGCTGTACGCCTGTACCCATATCAACCCCACTCTAAATAA
- the LOC107960531 gene encoding uncharacterized protein, protein MLKDYDYTFEYHSGKVNVVADALKRRAMTDLRIRDKQLGDESLSLWFRQIESGSTSDFGMNKDGSGLKHRLIDFVARCLTCQQVKAENQLPSGSWEDFLPLAEFAYNNNFQSSIQMEPYEALYGRKSRAPLCWTELGEHRVLGLELVSETEDKKKVLRFSRKGKLSLRFIESYQILKRVGPVTYQLELRLELDCIHDMFHVLMLRWYRLDPSYVISIKEIDVRSNLTFEEELVQILDCDVKVLMRKSILLMKVLWQNHGTEEAT, encoded by the exons atgctcaaagattatgactaCACGTTTGAGTATCATTCTGGTAAAGtcaatgtggtggccgacgctCTCAAACGTAGAGCGATGACTGATTTGAGa attcgggATAAACAGTTAGGGGATGAGTCTTTGAGTTTATGGTTTCGTCAAATTGAGAGTGGCAGTACTTCTGATTTTGGGATGAATAAAGATGGG TCGGGTTTGAAACATAGGCTTATAGATTTTGTTGCTCGTTGTTTGACgtgtcagcaagttaaggctgagaaCCAGTTGCCTTCAG gtagttgggaagatTTCCTGCCACTAGCTgagttcgcctataataacaATTTCCAGTCTAGTATCCAAATggaaccttacgaggctttgtatggtcgtaagtcaCGTGCTccgctatgttggactgagttgggtgagcatcGGGTTTTAGGTcttgagttggtttccgagactgaagataag AAGAAAGTTCTGAGATtcagtcgtaagggcaagttgagccttagGTTTATTGAGTCGTATCAGATTCTAAAGCGTGTGGGACCGGTTACTTATCAGTTAGAATTACGTTTAGAGTTGGACTGTATCCATGATATGTTCCACGTTTTGATGTTGAGGTGGTACCGGCTTGATCCATCTTACGTTATCTCTATTAAAGAGATCGATGTTAGGTCgaacttgacttttgaggaagagctgGTTCAGATTTTGGATTGTGATGTTAAGGTTCTGATGAGGAAATCCATACTATTAATGAAGGTTCTATGGCAGAATCATGGAACTGAGGAAGCCACGTGA
- the LOC107960530 gene encoding uncharacterized protein, with protein sequence MNDIDCTPEQKLKGSVSLLRDERKYVGTGYVDARRREFMNLTQGDRSVVEYEAEFLRLSRYARGIVESKYEKRVHFEDDLRDSLRVLITPQREREFFILVDNAKVAEEPCEDCSRSQSGECWRRSEACLRCRSLERRIRECLQWVDQMHASRLGSIQPQRAVQQPPRGYKPAKGGNANTVFENPEISVESTSSDITALSPLGLDCATKRVILRTKDDKEMVVIGECQDYLSNIISALVVEKLVHKRCETYLTYVSVSISRNSSIEGIRTMRDFLDIFLEELPGLLPNREFEFGIELLPGTAPVSIVPYCIALNELTELKGQLQELLDHGFIRLSVSL encoded by the exons ATGAACGATATAGACTGTACTCCTGAGCAGAAACTTAAGGGTTCAGTTTCCTTGCTTCGcgatgag AGGAAGTATGTGGGCACGGGCTATGTAGATGCTCGTAGGCGTGAGTTTATGAATCTCACACAAGGTGATAGATCTGTggtcgagtatgaggccgagtttctgaggttGAGTCGCTACGCTCGAGGCATAGTAGAGTCTAAGTATGAGAAACGTGTTCACTTTGAGGATGATTTGAGAGACAGTTTGAGGGTTCTGATtactccgcagagggagcgtgagtTTTTTATTCTTGTGGATAATGCGAAGGTCGCCGAAGAG CCTTGTGAGGATTGTAGTAGGAGTCAATcgggtgagtgttggaggaggtcAGAGGCTTGTCTGAGGTGTAGATCTTTGGAGCGTCGTATCAGAGAATGTCTGCAATGGGTTGATCAGATGCATGCTTCAAGATTGGGTTCTATACAGCCTCAGAGGgcagttcagcagccacctagagGCTATAAACCGGCtaagggtggtaatg CTAATACTGTTTTTGAAAACCCAGAGATTTCTgttgagagcacttctagtgatATTACTGCACTGAGTCCGTTGGG TTTGGATTGCGCGACTAAGAGGGTCATTCTGAGGACCAAAGATGATAAAGAGATGGTTGTGATCGGTGAGTGTCAAGATTATCTGTCCAATATAATCTCCGCTCTTGTGGTTGAGAAATTAGTTCATAAAAGATGTGAGACGTATTTGACTTACGTCAGTGTTTCTATTTCTCGGAACTCTTCTATCGAGGGTATCAGAACAATGAGAGATTTTTTAGATATTTTTCTTGAGGAGCTACCGGGTTTACTTCCGAATCGGGAATTTGAGTTCGGCATTGAGCTTCTACCgggtacagctccagtgtccatcgtTCCCTACTGTATAGCACTGAATGAGCTTACAGAGCTCAAGGGTCAACTTCAAGAACTTTTGGATCATGGCTTCATTCGCCTTAGTGTGTCTCTGTAG
- the LOC107957235 gene encoding kinesin-like protein KIN-12B: MNGYFSLTASPFSFSFFFSSHNNRKKIAKMKHFMLPRNTNLRDPMENSSSPNPTPPKSKRKHKKSSKENTPPQDPNSQLSPASAVSMTKSKCPLPPRPPSSNPLKRKLFTETLSENSASGASDSGVKVIIRMRPPIKEEEEGETIVQKITGDSLSISGQTFTFDSVANSDATQLDIFQLVGAPVVENCLAGFNSSVFAYGQTGSGKTYTIWGPANALLEENLSSDQQGLTPRVFQRLFARINEEQIKHADKQLKYQCRCSFLEIYNEQITDLLDPNQGNLQIREDVKSGVYVENLTEEYVNSMRDVTKLLLKGLSNRRTGATSINAESSRSHSVFTCVVESRCKSVADGVSSFKTSRINFVDLAGSERQKLTGAAGERLKEAGNINRSLSQLGNLINILAEVSQTGKQRHIPYRDSKLTFLLQESLGGNAKLAMVCAISPAQSGKSETFSTLRFAQRAKAIKNKAVVNEVMQDDVKFLREVIRELKDELHRMKANGNNQADPNAGYSTGWNARRSLNLLKFSLNHPRVLPHVDEDGDEEMEIDEEAVENLCAQIDLRSSDIYNHSNEVTKLEIIESDSRNPTSEIGCASDRGPNASEYGKARNVEDTDAHIEEEISEEPKTSEIMTVDCVEPATTPPNIIPAHESVQENPDCLTIETADGNSPGILKSPTSSVSPKVNQSTKSLRTSSVITASQKGLKNDGSEAITPTEHLAASLHRGLEIIGRSLALRRSYHFSLKPADSQPTIAAFKVDVGIQTFPQGYEILGEEPLVFLCTNCKERTNLEGKENNESSNLQLVAVDESESSEKTKKQVPKAVEKVLAGSIRREMALEEFCAKQASEIMQLNRLVQQYKHERECNAIIGQTREDKILRLESLMDGVLPTEEFLGAELASLAHEHKLLKEKYDNHPEVLRTKIELKRVQDELEQFRNFHDLGEREVLLEEIQDLRNQLRYYIDSSSTLARRQNSLLQLTYSCDPNVQPPLSAISGTSEVSAEAKFEQERIRWTEAESKWISLAEELRTELDAARLLAERRKQELDMEKNCAEELKEAMQMAMEGHARMLEQYADLEEKHIQLLARHRRIREGIDDVKKAAARAGVRGAESKFINALAAEISALKEQTEKERLYLRDENKGLQAQLRDTAEAVQAAGELLVRLKEAEEAVAAAQKRAMEAEQETDKAHKKIDKLKRKHEYEISTLKELLAESRLPKEAKRPSYDKIDIAKYDAGDQLWREEFEPFYNGEDGELSSKLAENSSWFFGYDRCNI; this comes from the exons ATGAACGGCTATTTTTCCCTCACTGCATcacctttctctttctcttttttcttttcaagccATAACAACAGAAAGAAAATAGCAAAAATGAAGCATTTCATGTTACCAAGAAACACAAACTTGAGAGATCCGATGGAGAATTCTTCTTCCCCAAATCCTACCCCTCCCAAATCCAAGCGAAAACATAAAAAATCTTCCAAAGAGAACACTCCGCCTCAAGATCCCAACTCCCAACTTTCCCCCGCCTCCGCCGTCTCAATGACTAAGAGCAAGTGTCCACTGCCCCCCCGTCCCCCCTCCTCCAACCCTCTCAAACGCAAACTTTTCACTGAAACCCTCTCCGAAAACTCCGCCTCGGGAGCTTCCGATTCCGGTGTCAAG GTGATTATACGGATGCGACCACCTAttaaagaagaggaagaaggggaaacgATTGTCCAGAAAATTACCGGTGATTCTTTGAGCATCAGTGGACAGACCTTCACGTTTGACTCAGTCGCCAACTCGGATGCAACTCAG CTAGATATCTTCCAGCTCGTAGGAGCGCCTGTTGTCGAAAATTGTCTTGCAGGGTTCAACAGCTCCGTGTTTGCTTATGGTCAG ACTGGAAGTGGAAAGACTTATACGATTTGGGGTCCAGCCAATGCCTTGTTAGAAGAAAATTTATCAAGTGATCAACAGGGCTTAACTCCTCGTGTGTTTCAGCGACTGTTTGCTCGCATCAATGag GAGCAAATTAAGCATGCTGATAAACAGCTTAAGTATCAGTGTCGCTGTTCTTTTCTTGAG ATATATAATGAGCAAATAACAGATTTATTGGATCCAAATCAAGGAAACCTGCAG ATCAGAGAAGATGTAAAATCTGGCGTCTATGTTGAGAATTTGACAGAAGAGTATGTAAATTCGATGAGGGATGTGACTAAGCTATTgctaaag GGATTATCGAATAGAAGAACAGGTGCGACTAGTATCAATGCTGAAAGTTCTCGTTCACATAGTGTTTTTACTTGTGTTGTTGAATCTCGGTGCAAG AGTGTGGCTGACGGTGTAAGTAGTTTTAAAACAAGCCGGATAAATTTTGTTGATCTAGCTGGCTCAGAGCGACAAAAGTTAACCGGTGCCGCAGGGGAGCGCTTAAAGGAGGCAGGCAATATTAACCGTTCACTCTCACAGCTTGG GAACTTGATAAACATTCTTGCTGAAGTTTCCCAAACTGGAAAACAAAGGCATATCCCCTACAGAGACTCCAAGTTGACATTTTTATTGCAGGAATCTCTTGGTGGAAATGCAAAATTAGCAATGGTCTGTGCAATTTCTCCAGCTCAAAG CGGTAAAAGTGAAACATTCAGCACACTACGGTTTGCTCAGCGTGCAAAGGCAATCAAGAACAAGGCAGTTGTTAATGAAGTAATGCAGGATGATGTAAAATTTCTACGTGAGGTGATTCGAGAGCTCAAG GATGAACTCCATCGAATGAAAGCTAACGGTAACAATCAAGCTGATCCAAATGCAGGTTACTCAACTGGATGGAATGCCCGCAGAAGCttgaatttgttaaaatttaGCCTCAATCATCCAAGGGTATTACCTCATGTTGATGAAGATGGCGACGAGGAGATGGAAATAGATGAGGAAGCTGTTGAGAATCTTTGTGCTCAAATAGATTTGCGATCATCTGATATATATAACCATTCAAATGAAGTGACCAAACTAGAGATAATTGAATCAGATTCCAGAAATCCCACGTCCGAGATAGGATGTGCTAGTGATCGAGGGCCTAATGCATCTGAATATGGCAAAGCACGAAATGTTGAGGATACTGATGCTCACATTGAAGAAGAAATATCTGAAGAGCCTAAAACCTCTGAAATTATGACTGTTGATTGTGTTGAACCTGCTACAACACCCCCAAACATTATTCCTGCTCATGAAAGTGTCCAAGAGAATCCAGACTGTCTAACTATTGAAACAGCTGATGGAAATTCCCCTGGGATTCTTAAATCCCCAACATCAAGTGTCTCACCTAAAGTTAACCAGAGTACAAAGAGTTTGAGGACATCATCAGTGATCACTGCTTCGCAGAAAGGTCTTAAGAATGATGGCTCAGAGGCTATCACACCAACAGAACACTTGGCAGCTAGCCTTCATCGAGGTCTTGAGATTATTGGTCGGAGTTTAGCATTGAGGAGATCATATCATTTTTCATTAAAACCTGCTGATTCCCAGCCAACCATTGCTGCTTTCAAAGTTGATGTTGGAATTCAAACTTTCCCTCAAGGTTACGAGATTCTAGGAGAAGAACCACTAGTATTTCTTTGTACTAATTGTAAAGAGAGAACAAATCTGGAGGGCAAAGAGAACAATGAAAGCTCAAACTTGCAGTTAGTCGCTGTTGATGAATCAGAGTCTTCTGAGAAAACCAAGAAGCAAGTTCCAAAG GCTGTGGAGAAGGTTTTGGCTGGATCTATCAGGAGAGAAATGGCTCTTGAAGAGTTCTGTGCCAAACAAGCTTCCGAGATAATGCAGTTAAACCGTTTG GTGCAACAGTACAAACATGAAAGGGAATGCAATGCTATTATTGGGCAGACAAGAGAAGATAAAATTCTTCGCCTTGAGAGCCTTATGGATGGTGTTTTACCTACTGAGGAATTCTTGGGAGCAGAGCTAGCTTCCCTCGCACATGAGCACAAG CTCTTGAAGGAGAAATATGATAATCATCCTGAGGTTTTAAGAACGAAGATTGAGTTAAAAAGAGTTCAGGATGAGTTGGAGCAGTTTCGAAATTTTCATGATTTGGGTGAGAGGGAAGTACTATTAGAGGAAATTCAGGATTTAAGAAACCAGCTACGGTATTATATAGACTCTTCTTCCACATTAGCTCGAAGACAAAATTCTCTACTGCAGTTGACTTATTCATGTGATCCAAATGTGCAACCACCTCTTAGTGCAATATCAGGGACAAGTGAGGTTAGTGCTGAAGCAAAATTTGAACAAGAGAGAATTCGGTGGACTGAGGCAGAAAGCAAATGGATTTCTCTTGCAGAAGAATTGAGGACTGAACTTGATGCAGCCAGGTTGCTGGCTGAAAGAAGGAAGCAGGAATTAGATATGGAGAAAAATTGTGCAGAAGAATTAAAGGAAGCAATGCAGATGGCTATGGAGGGACATGCAAGAATGCTTGAACAGTATGCAGATCTTGAGGAAAAACATATTCAATTGCTTGCAAGGCATAGACGAATTCGAGAGGGAATAGATGACGTTAAAAAGGCAGCTGCTAGGGCAGGAGTCAGGGGTGCTGAATCTAAGTTCATAAATGCACTTGCTGCTGAAATTTCTGCATTGAAAGAGCAAACGGAAAAGGAGAGACTATATCTTAGGGATGAAAATAAAGGACTCCAGGCTCAACTGAGGGATACTGCTGAAGCAGTCCAGGCTGCAGGCGAATTGCTTGTACGGCTAAAAGAAGCAGAGGAAGCTGTAGCAGCTGCTCAA AAGCGAGCAATGGAAGCAGAACAAGAAACTGATAAGGCTCACAAAAAGATTGATAAATTAAAGCGAAAACATGAATATGAGATTAGCACTCTTAAAGAACTGCTAGCAGAATCGCGTCTACCTAAAGAAGCCAAACGACCTTCTTATGACAAGATTGATATTGCCAAATATGATGCAGGTGACCAGCTATGGCGAGAAGAATTTGAACCATTCTATAACGGTGAGGATGGTGAGTTATCATCAAAACTTGCAGAAAACTCATCATGGTTCTTTGGATATGATCGATGCAATATATAG